CCGGCCACACCTCCTCGACCTTGAAGCGCTTGGAGAACTCGATGTACTGCCACAGGTCGGACTTGGCCTCGCCCGGCGCCTTCACCTGCTGACGCCAGAACTGGCTGCGGCGCTCGGCATTGCCGAAGGCGCCTTCCTTCTCGGCCCACATCGCGCACGGCAGGATGAGGTCGGCCGACAGCGCGGACACGGTCGGATAGACGTCGGAGACGACGACGAAGGCTTCGGGATTGCGCCAGCCCGGGTAGATCTCGTCATTGACGTTCGGACCCGCCTGCATGTTGTTGGTGGTCGTGGTCCAGTAGCACTTGAGCGTGCCGTCCTTGAGCGCGCGGCTCTGGGCCACGGCGTGCAACCCGATCCAGTCGGGAATGGTGCCTTCGGGCAGCTTCCAGACCTTTTCGGCGAACGCGCGGTGCTTGGGATTGTTCACCACCATGTCCGCGGGCAGGCGGTGGGCGAAGGTGCCGACCTCGCGCGCGGTACCGCAGGCCGAGGGCTGGCCGGTGAGCGAGAACGGGCTGTTGCCCGGCTCGGCGATCTTGCCCACCAGCAGGTGGACGTTGTAGATCATGTTGTTCACCCAGGTGCCGCGGGTGTGCTGGTTGAAGCCCATGGTCCAGAACGACGTGACCTTGCGCTTCGGGTCGGCATAGACCTCGGCCATGCGCTTGAGGTGGGTCTCGGGCACGCCCGAAAGCTGCGACGTCTTCTCGAGCGTGTATTCGGACACGTAGGCGGCGAACTCCTCGAACGTCATGTCCTCGGACTTGCCCGGGTTGCCCTTGGGCTTGCCGTCGGCGCCGGGATAGCCGTTGTTGGTGGCCTTGGCCTCGAGCGGATGATTGCCGCGCAGACCGTAGCCGATGTCGGTCTCGCCACGCTTGAACTTGACGTGCTTGGCGACGAAGTCCTTGTTCACCGCGCCGGTCGAGATGATGTGGTGGCAGATGTAGTTGAGGATCGCCAGGTCGGTCTGCGGCTTGAAGATCATCGGGTTGTCGGCGAGCTCGTACGAGCGATGCTCGAAGGTCGACAGCACGTGCACTTCACAGCCCGAATGGGTCAGGCGGCGGTCGGTGATGCGGCTCCACAGGATGGGGTGCATCTCGGCCATGTTCGAGCCCCACAGCACGAAGGCGTCGGCGTTCTCGATGTCGTCATAGCACCCCATCGGCTCGTCCATGCCGAAGGTGCGCATGAAGCCGGCCACCGCCGAAGCCATGCAGTGGCGGGCGTTGGGGTCGATGTTGTTGGTGCGGAAGCCGGCCTTGTGCAGCTTGGCGGCGGCATAGCCTTCCCAGATCGTCCACTGGCCGGAGCCGAACATGCCGATCGAGCGCGGGCCGTGCGCCTTGAGCGCGGCCTTCCACTTCTCGGCCATGATGTCGAAGGCCTGGTCCCAGGTGATCGGGGTGAACTCGCCGTTCTTGTCGTACTGGCCGCCGCGCATGCGCAGCAGCGGCTTGGTCAGGCGGTCCTCGCCGTACATGATCTTGGACAGGAAGTAGCCCTTGATGCAGTTCAGGCCGCGGTTGACCGGCGAGTCCGGGTCGCCCTGCGAGGCCACCACGCGCCCGTTCTGCACCCCCACAAGGACCGAGCAGCCGGTGCCGCAGAAGCGACAGGCGGCCTTGTCCCAGCGCACGGTGGTACCCGCAGAAGCAGCGCCCTGCGCCTGCGTCACAACGGGAATGCTGATGCCCGCCGTGGCAGCGGCGGCGGCAATCGCGTTGTTCTTGATGAATTCGCGTCGATTCATGCTCATTTCATGCCTCCTGTAATTCGAGACCGTCGTCGGTGTATTCGTAAGCGATCGTCAGGCCCTGCACCCTGGGCACCAGATTGACGGCCAGGATCGAGTCGGTGACCGACCAGCCCTCGCCGTCCTCGATGGTGATGACGATGTTGCCCTGCTCGGCCGAGGAGCCATGCAGCTCCACGCCGGGAATGCGCGACAAGGCATCGATCACCTCGGGAAAGTCCGCGGGAAACGCCCGCACGACCAGACTTGCAATGTTCATGTTTCCCTCTCCGTGGGCAGGTTGTCCGTCGACTGCATCGCGATCGCCCGGGCCGGGCAGGGGGCGATGCAGGCGCCACAGCCGGTGCATTGCGTGGCGTCGAGTTGCGGCCGCGCCACGCCGCCGAGCTGGGGCCGGAAGCGGATCGCGCTCGCCGGACAGGTTTCGCCGCAGACGCGGCATTCCACGCCGGTGGTGGCGAGGCAGCTGGCGCCGATCTCCGCGACGATCGCCCACGGCAGCGCCTGCGCATCGGCACGCACGAGCGCGCGCGGCTCGCAGTGCGTCACGCAGTCGGCGCAGAAGGTGCACTCGCCGCGGGTGAAATCGACCCCAGGAAAGCCCCCGTCCATGCGCACCAGGATCCCGGTCGGGCAGGCGTCGATGCAGCGGTCGCAACGCGTGCAGCGGTCGAGGAAGGCAAGCTCATTCACCGCCCACGGCGGGCGCCGCGCGGGCTTCACGTCGCGTACCCTGCCGCGCAGGAAACCTCTGCGCGAGGGAACGACTGGAGAGGTGCTCGAGGAGGCCAACTTCTTGTCCGGGTTGTTCGCAACCCGGATTTAAATCCAGTTGAAACGGCGAGTTATTGACTCGCGTCAACCTGCGAACTGATCGCAATTTCCCCGAAAAATCAGGCGTCATGGGCGAGCACCCCGGCGCCGCGCAGCGGGACCGGTCAGGTGCGCATGCGCTCCACCGCCCACACCGCCGCCTCGACGCGCGAGCGCAGGTCGAGCTTGCGCAGGATGTGCTTGACGTGGACCTTGACCGTGCCCTCGGCGATGTCGAGCTCGCGCCCGATCTGCTTGTTGGACAGGCCTTCGGCAATCTTCTCGAGGATGCGCGTCTCCTGCTCGGTGAGCCCGGCCGCCCCGGTCGACTGCGGCCGCGACTCGCTGCGCAGGGCGGCGGCGAGCAGGTGGTTGAGCTGCTGCGGAATGACCACTCGCCCGGCGGCAACCGCCTGCAGCGCCTCCAGCATCGCCTCCGGCTCCATGTCCTTGAGCAGGTAGCCATCGACGCCACCACGCAGGGCGGCCACCACGTCCTCGCCCGAATCCGAAACCGTGACCATCACCACCCGCGTGTCGAGCCGCGCCGCGCGCAGTCCGCGCAGCACCTCAAGGCCGCTCAGGTCGCGCATGTTGAGGTCGAGCAGGATGAGGTCCGGCCGCAGCTCGCGCGCCATCGCCAGCCCCTCCACGCCGCCGGTGGCCTCGCCCACCAGCAGGAAGCCGGGAATCATCTGCAGCAACTGCACCAGGCCGCGGCGAAACAGCGGATGGTCGTCGACGATGAGGACACGTTGCGTTTCCATCATGCCTGCCCCCCGCCGGCCTGCGCCGCGCCATCCGTGACTGCGACGGCGATGCCCGGGGCCGCCGCGAAGCGCAGGCAGACGCGGGTGCCACCGTGCGCCATGGCGACGATGTCGAGCTCGCCGCCGATGCTGCGCGCGCGCTCGCGCATGATCGCGAGCCCATGGTGGTTGCGCTCGTCGACCGGCGGCTCGCCGATCCCGGCGCCGTCATCCTCGACGGTCAGCCGCACCTGGCCATCCTCCGTACCGCACAGGGCGACGCGCGCATGGCGTGCGCCCGAATGGCGGACCATGTTCGACAGCGCCTCGCGCACGATCTGCAGCACATGCACCTCCTGATTGGGACTGAGCAGGCAGTGACCGAGCTCGACCTCGAGCGCGATGTCGACGCCGCCGCGCGTACCGTACTCGCGCACTGCATCCTGGATGAGGGTGGGAAGGTCGGCCGACAGGCCGAGGCGGAAGGACACGAGCAGCTCGCGCAACTGGCGGTAGGCGGCGTTGATGCCCTCGCGCAGGTCGGCGAGGATGGGTGCGGCCTGGGCGCTGCGCGCCGGGTCGGCGAGCACCGGCTGCAACAGGCTGACCTGGATCTTCATGTAGGACAGCGCCTGCGCCAGCGAATCGTGCAGCTCGCGGGCGATCACCGAACGCTCTTCCTGAAGCGCCAGCAGGCGCTCCTGCTCGCTGCGCCGCGCCGCGCCGAGCGCCATGCCCATGTGGCGCGAGAGCGCCTCGACGAGCTGGCGCTGCCAGTCCTCCAGACGCACGCCGTCGGGCAGCGCGAGGCGCAGCATGCCGTAGTGGTGCTCGCGGTCGCGCAGGGGAAAGCGCAGCAGCGCCGGGTTGTGCAGCGCCACGCCATGGCCGTGCGAGGCCTCGCGACAGGCCTGGCAGGCCTCCTCGCCGCGCGCGCTGCGGTCGGGACAGGGGCCGACCGAGGAGGCGATCACCGTTGCCGCGCCGCCGTGGCGCGGCTCGAGGCAGACGAAGCTACCCTCCAGGCCGGCCACGCGATCGATGTCGCGCAGCGTCGCCTCGTAGGCGTCGACCGCCGTCGGCGACTGGTACAGGCGGGCGATGGCATGGTAGAGCAGCTCGAGCGAACGATTGCTGCGCTGCAGCTCGGCGGTCTTGTCGGCGACGCGCTGCTCGAGCGAGTGATAGTACTTGGCGAGTTCGTCCGCCATCAGATTGAAGGCGCGCCCGACGCGGCCGAACTCGTCGTCGCCGGTGTAGTCGACGCGCACGCCGAAATCGCCGCCGGCGATCCGCCGGGCCGCTTCGAGCAGGCCCCGCAACGGCCGCAACACGGCGCGATAGAGCATGAAGAGCGCGATGCTCACGACCAGCACGGTGACGGCGATTGCGACCCCGAGAATGAAGCGCAGGTCATGGATGCGCGCCTCGGTGTCGTGCTCGAGCACGGCCACCAGGGAGTTCAGCTGCTCGACGAAGGCATCGACCTCGCTCAGCAGCAGTTCGACCTCCGCCGCCGGTGCCGACGGCCTGTCGAGCGCCTCGATGCGCGGTTTCAGGCTCTGGTACCACGATGCGCTCACACCGCGGTAGGTGGCGGCGAACAATTCACCCGGTGCGCGCTCGACGAATCGCAGCAGCGCAGGGTGCTCGAGCTGGGTCTCGAAATCCTCGACCGCTGCCGCCACGCGCGCGGTCTCGAAGCTGCCGCTGAGCGCATCGACCGCGATCAGGTTGGCCACCCGCTGGGTGTAGCGGCGCAGGCTGCCGGCGATGTTGATCACGCTGGCGCTGCCGCGGGTGCTCTCGACCACCAGCATCGAGGCGCTCATGCCCGCGAGGCTGATCAGGGTGAGCGCCAGCATGGCGACTGCAACCAGCAGCATGATCGAGCGCCGGACGACCGGCCTGGGAATCGCGATTTGCATCGTCAGCCTCCTGTCGGCCGCTTGCCGGACCGACGACGTGGACATACCCCTTCCACGCCCGTTTCACCCCGAAATAGGGTGGCATTATTCATTTGATTTTCAAAATCAATTAGTTGGGAAAGTTCCCAGATACCTCTTTGGAGGTATTCATGCGCCTCCCCGGTCTCCGCGCACGGTGCGCCGCAGCGTGCGCGAATCAAACGAGCGACTAGTCTACAGTCCGTTCGCCGCACATGGCGTCAGCAGGAGAGTCGCATGAGCAGCCCAGGCACCCCAGTGATCGACACATCGGATCTTCTGGCCCGTTTCGCGCCCTTCAACATGCTCGAGGCCGCCGAGCGTGTGCGCATCCAGGCGGGTGCCCGGCCGATCCATGCCGCTCGCGGGGAGCTTCTCGTGCAGCAGGAAGGCTGTCCGCGCGGCATCCACCTCGTGCTCGGCGGGCGCATCAAGTGCTTCGTGCTGTCCCCGTCCGGCGGCGAGAAGATCGTACGCCTGGCCGAGCCCGGCACCTTCTTCGGCGAGGAGGCGGCGCTGCTCAACCGGCCACACCTCTTCAACGCCCAGGCGATGGGCCCGAGCGAGCTGCTCTTCGTGCCGATCGCCCTGCTGCGCGAGGCGATGGTGAGCTCGACGCCATTCTCGGTGTCGATGTCGATGCGCCTCGCCACCGCCAGCTACGACCTGATGTCGACGATGCAGGTGCAATTCCAGCTCAGCGGCACGCAGCGCGTGGCGCACTACCTGACCCGACTGGCGCCCGACGATGCCGAGCGCTGCGAGATCCGTCTCGACATCGACAAGCAGACCATCGCCGCCCAGCTCAACCTCACCCCCGAGACCCTGTCGCGCATCCTTTCCCAGCTCACCCGTGAAGGCATGATCCAGCCGCGCGGCCGGCGCGGCATGGTGCTCAGCAAGCTCTCCGAACTGCGCAGCTGCGCGGCGCACTGACGCGCAGCTGCAGGTCGCCGCGGATCGCCGCGACGCGCGCGCTTCAGATCTCGCGTGCGGACAAGGCCGCCAGCTGCTCGAGGTGAGCGGGTACGGCGAGCCAGCGGCAGAACAGCCTCCAGATATCGACGTCGAAGGCACGCGGGGCAGTGGCGGCGAGCGTCGCAGCCGAGGCCTCGTCGGCTGCGCTCCCCAGGAAGCACCAACGGTCGAAGACATGATGCCGGCGGCGACCGCTCGCCGGCTGATGCTCGACGACATGCACCGCGCCCGCCCACGGCCAGGGTCTGGTGCCGACGCCGGCCAGCCCACCCGCCAGGCGTGCATCGTGCTCGGCGATCGACTCCCTGCCGGCGCACACCCCGGCACAGCGCCGCGTCGCATGTGCCGTACACGGCCCGCTGCCGCCCTCCAGGCCGAGGCGGCGCGGACACAGCCG
This region of Thauera sp. JM12B12 genomic DNA includes:
- the napA gene encoding nitrate reductase catalytic subunit NapA produces the protein MSMNRREFIKNNAIAAAAATAGISIPVVTQAQGAASAGTTVRWDKAACRFCGTGCSVLVGVQNGRVVASQGDPDSPVNRGLNCIKGYFLSKIMYGEDRLTKPLLRMRGGQYDKNGEFTPITWDQAFDIMAEKWKAALKAHGPRSIGMFGSGQWTIWEGYAAAKLHKAGFRTNNIDPNARHCMASAVAGFMRTFGMDEPMGCYDDIENADAFVLWGSNMAEMHPILWSRITDRRLTHSGCEVHVLSTFEHRSYELADNPMIFKPQTDLAILNYICHHIISTGAVNKDFVAKHVKFKRGETDIGYGLRGNHPLEAKATNNGYPGADGKPKGNPGKSEDMTFEEFAAYVSEYTLEKTSQLSGVPETHLKRMAEVYADPKRKVTSFWTMGFNQHTRGTWVNNMIYNVHLLVGKIAEPGNSPFSLTGQPSACGTAREVGTFAHRLPADMVVNNPKHRAFAEKVWKLPEGTIPDWIGLHAVAQSRALKDGTLKCYWTTTTNNMQAGPNVNDEIYPGWRNPEAFVVVSDVYPTVSALSADLILPCAMWAEKEGAFGNAERRSQFWRQQVKAPGEAKSDLWQYIEFSKRFKVEEVWPAELLDKMPEYKGKTLYDVLYANGQVNKFPLEEVAKVNEHAIPGYMNDESQALGYYLQKGLFEEYATFGRGKAHDLADFDAYHRARGFRWPVVEGKETLWRYREGYDPYVQAGEGWSFYGHPDKKAIVFALPYQDPPEMPDAEYDMWMCTGRVLEHWHTGSMTRRVPELHRSVPDAQVFMHPEDAQKRGLQRGMAVKVISKRGEVVARLETRGRNKPPVGLIFIPFFDEGRLVNKLILDATCPISKETDFKKCPVKVVKA
- a CDS encoding chaperone NapD, with protein sequence MNIASLVVRAFPADFPEVIDALSRIPGVELHGSSAEQGNIVITIEDGEGWSVTDSILAVNLVPRVQGLTIAYEYTDDGLELQEA
- the napF gene encoding ferredoxin-type protein NapF, with product MASSSTSPVVPSRRGFLRGRVRDVKPARRPPWAVNELAFLDRCTRCDRCIDACPTGILVRMDGGFPGVDFTRGECTFCADCVTHCEPRALVRADAQALPWAIVAEIGASCLATTGVECRVCGETCPASAIRFRPQLGGVARPQLDATQCTGCGACIAPCPARAIAMQSTDNLPTERET
- the narL gene encoding two-component system response regulator NarL — its product is MMETQRVLIVDDHPLFRRGLVQLLQMIPGFLLVGEATGGVEGLAMARELRPDLILLDLNMRDLSGLEVLRGLRAARLDTRVVMVTVSDSGEDVVAALRGGVDGYLLKDMEPEAMLEALQAVAAGRVVIPQQLNHLLAAALRSESRPQSTGAAGLTEQETRILEKIAEGLSNKQIGRELDIAEGTVKVHVKHILRKLDLRSRVEAAVWAVERMRT
- a CDS encoding HAMP domain-containing protein: MQIAIPRPVVRRSIMLLVAVAMLALTLISLAGMSASMLVVESTRGSASVINIAGSLRRYTQRVANLIAVDALSGSFETARVAAAVEDFETQLEHPALLRFVERAPGELFAATYRGVSASWYQSLKPRIEALDRPSAPAAEVELLLSEVDAFVEQLNSLVAVLEHDTEARIHDLRFILGVAIAVTVLVVSIALFMLYRAVLRPLRGLLEAARRIAGGDFGVRVDYTGDDEFGRVGRAFNLMADELAKYYHSLEQRVADKTAELQRSNRSLELLYHAIARLYQSPTAVDAYEATLRDIDRVAGLEGSFVCLEPRHGGAATVIASSVGPCPDRSARGEEACQACREASHGHGVALHNPALLRFPLRDREHHYGMLRLALPDGVRLEDWQRQLVEALSRHMGMALGAARRSEQERLLALQEERSVIARELHDSLAQALSYMKIQVSLLQPVLADPARSAQAAPILADLREGINAAYRQLRELLVSFRLGLSADLPTLIQDAVREYGTRGGVDIALEVELGHCLLSPNQEVHVLQIVREALSNMVRHSGARHARVALCGTEDGQVRLTVEDDGAGIGEPPVDERNHHGLAIMRERARSIGGELDIVAMAHGGTRVCLRFAAAPGIAVAVTDGAAQAGGGQA
- a CDS encoding Crp/Fnr family transcriptional regulator, coding for MSSPGTPVIDTSDLLARFAPFNMLEAAERVRIQAGARPIHAARGELLVQQEGCPRGIHLVLGGRIKCFVLSPSGGEKIVRLAEPGTFFGEEAALLNRPHLFNAQAMGPSELLFVPIALLREAMVSSTPFSVSMSMRLATASYDLMSTMQVQFQLSGTQRVAHYLTRLAPDDAERCEIRLDIDKQTIAAQLNLTPETLSRILSQLTREGMIQPRGRRGMVLSKLSELRSCAAH